Below is a window of Nitrospira sp. DNA.
AACCACTCGCTTGCATATCGCGAGCCATTCACCGCCTAATCCCCCGACGCCTCCCCCGTTCTGTCAATTCCTGAGAGCCCATTTCCAGGGAGCGAGAATCGACGACATTCACCAAGTTGCGAATGATCGCATTGTTGAAATTCAAATCACCGGCAAGGAAGGGTCGCGCACGATCCTGTGTGAACTGACCGGAAAGAAGGCCAATGTCTTGGTCCTCGATGCCGAGCGACGAGTCCTGAGGGACCTTGCCGGTCAGCGAGCCCTTGTCGGACAACTCTATGCACCACCGGCCACTCGTGAGATCGGTCAAGAAAGAGCACCGGTTCGGTTCTCGCGAATTGACGGCTCCTTGTTTCCTATTTCAGCGGAAATCGAGGCGTTCTACCAGCACCAGGATGCGGCACGGGAGGTCGCCCAGGCTAAGGACTTATGCATACGATTCCTCAGGAAGTCACTCAAGAAACAAGTACGATTGATCGAGGCCTGGCAGAACGACCTATCAAGAGCCACCGCCTATCGCGACTATGCCCGATATGGAGAATTGATCAAGAGCAACCTCGGCGCGATCGCGAAGGGAGTCACTCAGGTTGAGATGACAGATTATTTCGACGATAGGCTTCCCACCATCACGATTCCGCTCGACCCTATGAAATCGGCCCAGGACAACATGGATGACTACTTTCGGAAGCATCGCAAATTTCTGGCCGCTGAACGTGAACTCACGCCACGGATCGAGCGAGCCGAGCAGGATGTGTGTAGAATTCGCCAAGAGATCAAGGAGATCGAGCAAGGAATCTGGATCACGCCTGCCATCCCGCCTTCTCCTTTGAATGCGAGGACCATCGCGCGATCAACCAGGGACAAGAACCAATCGCCCGACGCTCAACGCCGTGGCCCATTTCGCCGCTTCACCTCGACAGATGGACTGCCGATCTTCGTCGGACGCAATGCCCGAGAGAACGACGAGTTGACGTTCGGTCTGGCCAAGAGCGACGATCTCTGGCTGCACGCCCGTGGGACGCCGGGCTCTCACGTCGTCGTGAGATTGAGCAAAGGAACCGATCCCCCACCCGACACTCTCATTGACGCCGCCATGTTGGCGCTTCTCTACAGCGATCTCAAGAAAAGCGGCAAAGGCGATGTGATCTACACGCGGCGCAAATGGGTCAAAAAGGCGAAGGGCCAGGCGCATGGAGCGGTTGTCGTGACGCAGGAGAAATCGCTGCACGTCAGTCTTGATAAGACTCGCCTTGAGACGCTCAAAAACCGGGCACCATGATGCAGCCAGATCGTCACGCGACATGTAGAAATGGAAGTTTTTCTCGCCCTGTACTGGCTTCGGCCTTATGATTGGCGAGAGAACTTCCATGCACGGTCAGCAGGATATCCCATCACCAGAAGCTCCACCGACCATCCTCGTCGTCGACGACGAACTCTCAATCATCAAACTTTGCAAGGCTCTTCTTGAAGGAGCGGGGTTTACCGTCCTCGAAGCCGACAACAGCTCCGACGCTCTCAAGATCTGTACGCAGCATCAAGGGCCGATCGATTTACTTTTGACGGACCTCGTCTTACCCCCTCCAGCCTTTCAACTGTCGTCATCCTCCAACCAATTCCCGCACGTCAACGGTCATGAGCTGGCGGTTCGCGCGACCATGATCCGCAGCGGTCTCCACATCATCCTAATGTCGGGGAATCCTGATAAGGAGCTGAACAGTCATGGGATCAGGCGGGGAACACTTCCGTTCTTGGCTAAGCCGTTCGAGC
It encodes the following:
- a CDS encoding NFACT family protein, whose product is MALKANELMQVVHEIFPILRRGWFQKIHQPTARTLLFEVRVPGRTHRLLISCEPQTTRLHIASHSPPNPPTPPPFCQFLRAHFQGARIDDIHQVANDRIVEIQITGKEGSRTILCELTGKKANVLVLDAERRVLRDLAGQRALVGQLYAPPATREIGQERAPVRFSRIDGSLFPISAEIEAFYQHQDAAREVAQAKDLCIRFLRKSLKKQVRLIEAWQNDLSRATAYRDYARYGELIKSNLGAIAKGVTQVEMTDYFDDRLPTITIPLDPMKSAQDNMDDYFRKHRKFLAAERELTPRIERAEQDVCRIRQEIKEIEQGIWITPAIPPSPLNARTIARSTRDKNQSPDAQRRGPFRRFTSTDGLPIFVGRNARENDELTFGLAKSDDLWLHARGTPGSHVVVRLSKGTDPPPDTLIDAAMLALLYSDLKKSGKGDVIYTRRKWVKKAKGQAHGAVVVTQEKSLHVSLDKTRLETLKNRAP
- a CDS encoding response regulator yields the protein MHGQQDIPSPEAPPTILVVDDELSIIKLCKALLEGAGFTVLEADNSSDALKICTQHQGPIDLLLTDLVLPPPAFQLSSSSNQFPHVNGHELAVRATMIRSGLHIILMSGNPDKELNSHGIRRGTLPFLAKPFERDRLITLVHNVLAQPATTLAVERRPCAANDTDWFG